The Desulfovibrio fairfieldensis sequence AAGTACTATAATCTGCTGTACCAGGACAAAAATTACGCGGAAGAAACGGATTTTGTACTGGGGCTGTTGACCAATGATAATCGCGCGCTCCACAGCCTACTTGACCTTGGCTGCGGCACAGGCCGCCATGCTCTGGAGCTGGGCAAGAAGGGACTTGCCGTGGAAGGGGTGGACATCTCGGAAACAATGCTTGACATGGGCCGCCAGATGCTTTCGGCCGTACGGCCCGCGCCTGCCGATCTTCCCGTGCTCCGTGAAGGCGACATCCGCGCTGTGCGACTAGGCAAAACCTTTGATGCCGTCATCTGTCTGTTTCACGTCATGAGTTACCAAAACAACGACGAAGACGCCCGCGCTCTCTTGAGCACCGCGTGGGAGCATCTGAAGCCGGGCGGCCTTTTTCTCTTTGATTTCTGGCACGCCCCCTGCGTGTTCAAGGTTCAACCGGAACACCGCATCAAAGTCATGGAAAATGAAGAAATACACATCCTCAGGGAAGCTACACCCACATGGAATAGTGCGGGCAATATCGTCACTGTGCACTATGACATGACCCAGACCCGCAAGGAGGACGGCAGCGTTTTTACCTTCAGCGAGGACCACCCCATGCGCTGCTGGTATCCTGAGGAGCTGCGCGGCCTCGCCCGCACCGGCTTTGCCTTCCTGGCCGAAGACGGCTGGCTCAAAGAGCAAGCGCCTATTGATGAGGATTGGGCTGCCTGGATGCTGTTGCGGAAAACACCACAAAAAAATCTACTATGAAAACACGCATTGCAGTCTATTCCCGAACCCGAAGCTTTTGGGGTGGCTCTTTCCAGTACGCCAAGGCCTTCGTCGAGGCTCTTGCCGGGCTTGATCCTAACTTCTTCGAAGTTCAGGTCTGGCATGAAGATGACGGAGACTGGAAGGAGTTATGTTCGCGCCTGAACTTTCCAGGGCATATTCTTGGCACATATAAGTTCCCCCCGCAATTTCTCCCTGTAGCAAAAAAAATTCTTGAGGCACTGAAGAACATCGGAGAAGACGACGATGCGCATCGAGGCTCTTTGTTGACCTCACTTCTCCCATTTTCCGAGGACGCAGCCATAGATGTTTACCGCCCTCATGTGGTGATCTCACCACAAATGGGTTGCCCCCGCTATGTGAAGGGTGCGCGGCATATTGGCGTCATTCACGATCTCATGCATAGATATGAATCGCGCTTTCCCGAAGTTGGAACGCCAACTGAAATCGCAATGAGAGAAAGCCTGTTTCAAGGTATGGTTTCACGCTGTGAGACCATCCTGGTGGATTCACACACAGGACTTTGC is a genomic window containing:
- a CDS encoding class I SAM-dependent DNA methyltransferase; translated protein: MFEDYAKYYNLLYQDKNYAEETDFVLGLLTNDNRALHSLLDLGCGTGRHALELGKKGLAVEGVDISETMLDMGRQMLSAVRPAPADLPVLREGDIRAVRLGKTFDAVICLFHVMSYQNNDEDARALLSTAWEHLKPGGLFLFDFWHAPCVFKVQPEHRIKVMENEEIHILREATPTWNSAGNIVTVHYDMTQTRKEDGSVFTFSEDHPMRCWYPEELRGLARTGFAFLAEDGWLKEQAPIDEDWAAWMLLRKTPQKNLL